A DNA window from Gillisia sp. Hel1_33_143 contains the following coding sequences:
- a CDS encoding BfmA/BtgA family mobilization protein gives MYSFTGIRFKKETAKRFQEFSRKHFKSHTEAMSTMLDFFFYNEISPREKLGPTGRTIEASIKKRINAVIAIMRDMEKTQTKPTVAMIESLFQTEEPKKKPLILEKKFVEEKKEVRFREKQNQDNEL, from the coding sequence ATGTACTCATTTACAGGGATTAGATTCAAAAAGGAAACTGCCAAGCGGTTTCAGGAATTTTCACGCAAACACTTCAAATCGCATACCGAGGCAATGTCCACGATGCTCGATTTTTTCTTCTACAACGAAATCTCGCCAAGGGAAAAACTGGGCCCGACAGGTCGAACCATCGAGGCTTCAATCAAGAAACGTATCAATGCGGTTATCGCCATAATGAGGGATATGGAAAAGACCCAGACCAAACCCACGGTCGCGATGATAGAATCCCTTTTTCAGACCGAAGAACCCAAAAAGAAACCGCTCATTTTGGAAAAGAAATTCGTCGAGGAAAAGAAGGAAGTACGCTTTCGCGAAAAGCAAAACCAAGACAACGAACTTTAA
- a CDS encoding TonB-dependent receptor plug domain-containing protein, producing MEYKCLIINTLTILSFLNVVSQEVVNSTKVNELEEVILTATRTERQLSSLPLPVTLISKKKILQSGTIRLDEILSEQTGIITVADESGFEGVQIQGIASDYILILIDGVPLVGRSAGNFDLSRLTVGNIKQIEVVKGPSSSLYGSEALGGVINIITEKPKSEELNGNVSYRIGSFTQQDINLDLKQRFKKLRYGFFANRFSSEGYDLNPDVEGQTVNPFENYTLNGRVYYDFNDKLSLFTSTRFYDQVQDAGFTFNDVQFEGDSKEQEWNAHARLDQKWNEKFTTSYEFYYTNYTANERLADPISDAVLSDSDFDQKLLRPEIRSSYAFAKAGTLTAGLGLQYDKLDRTFFDEPVSFNSQYVYAQYDINLIERLNVIAGARFDNHSEYSNQFSPKLAMRYKLTDAFAVKGSVGYGFKAPDFRQLYFDFTNSAVGYTVLGYNVALEKLQELQEQGQILDVVVSEDDLNNPLEAESSVGYNLGFTFKAGKWNSELNFFRNDIKNLIDTRIIARKTNGQNVFSYVNFDEIYTTGFELNTGYKINDAINLSAGYQLLYAYDKKKQQDVEDGQVFAHDPATNQTVAVTQSDYFGLVNRSRHNANFKVFYDIASAKANINLRLLYRSKYAQFDTNGNGLIDTYDTSFIDGYVTTNIAASKTFYEDFTLQVGANNLLDYTDNNIPTLPGIQGYIKLNYQF from the coding sequence ATGGAGTATAAATGCCTAATTATAAACACTTTGACAATTTTATCTTTTTTAAATGTCGTTTCTCAAGAAGTCGTTAATAGTACGAAAGTGAATGAATTAGAGGAAGTTATCCTTACCGCTACGCGTACAGAAAGACAACTTTCATCCTTGCCGTTGCCAGTAACCTTAATCTCAAAAAAGAAAATTTTACAATCGGGCACTATTCGCTTGGATGAAATATTGAGTGAGCAAACCGGAATTATAACCGTCGCCGATGAAAGTGGTTTTGAAGGTGTACAAATTCAAGGTATTGCATCAGATTATATTTTGATACTTATAGATGGTGTGCCACTTGTGGGCAGAAGTGCAGGAAATTTTGATTTGAGCAGGTTGACGGTTGGGAATATCAAACAGATTGAAGTAGTAAAAGGCCCATCGAGCAGTCTTTACGGTTCTGAAGCTTTGGGCGGTGTCATCAATATTATTACGGAAAAGCCAAAGTCTGAAGAACTAAATGGAAATGTTTCTTACCGCATCGGCAGTTTTACGCAACAGGACATCAATCTGGATTTAAAGCAACGTTTCAAGAAGTTAAGATATGGCTTTTTTGCCAACCGTTTTTCAAGTGAAGGTTATGATTTAAACCCTGATGTGGAAGGACAGACGGTAAATCCATTTGAAAATTATACACTTAACGGGCGTGTCTATTATGATTTTAATGACAAGCTATCTTTATTCACATCTACACGATTTTATGACCAAGTGCAGGATGCCGGATTTACATTTAACGATGTGCAATTTGAAGGCGATAGTAAGGAACAGGAATGGAACGCCCACGCAAGGCTCGACCAAAAATGGAACGAAAAATTCACTACCTCTTACGAATTTTATTATACCAACTATACCGCTAATGAAAGATTAGCTGACCCTATTTCTGATGCTGTTTTGAGCGATAGTGATTTTGACCAAAAACTGTTGCGCCCAGAAATTCGTAGCAGTTACGCTTTCGCGAAAGCGGGAACCTTAACAGCAGGATTGGGTCTTCAATATGATAAATTGGACAGAACCTTTTTTGATGAACCTGTGAGTTTCAATTCGCAGTATGTCTATGCACAATATGACATAAATCTTATAGAACGACTAAATGTGATTGCTGGTGCTCGCTTTGACAATCATTCAGAATATAGTAATCAATTTAGTCCCAAACTGGCGATGCGCTACAAGTTGACCGATGCATTCGCTGTAAAAGGTTCGGTAGGCTATGGTTTTAAAGCACCAGATTTTAGACAGTTATATTTTGACTTTACCAATTCGGCCGTGGGTTATACCGTTCTGGGCTATAATGTGGCTTTGGAAAAATTACAAGAGCTTCAAGAACAAGGACAAATCCTTGATGTGGTAGTTTCGGAAGATGACTTAAATAATCCTTTAGAAGCTGAAAGTTCCGTAGGCTATAACTTGGGCTTTACATTTAAAGCAGGGAAATGGAACAGCGAGCTGAATTTCTTCAGAAACGATATCAAAAACCTAATCGATACCCGCATTATTGCCCGAAAAACGAACGGTCAAAATGTGTTCAGTTATGTCAATTTCGATGAAATCTACACCACGGGATTTGAACTCAACACAGGATATAAAATAAATGATGCCATAAACTTGAGTGCAGGCTATCAACTTTTGTACGCCTACGATAAAAAGAAACAGCAAGATGTAGAAGATGGTCAGGTATTTGCCCACGACCCGGCGACAAATCAGACCGTGGCGGTCACGCAGTCCGATTATTTCGGGCTCGTGAACCGCTCACGGCACAATGCCAACTTCAAGGTTTTTTACGATATCGCTTCCGCGAAAGCGAACATCAATCTGCGACTTCTTTACCGTAGCAAATATGCCCAGTTTGACACTAACGGAAATGGGCTGATAGACACCTACGACACCAGTTTTATAGATGGCTATGTAACAACCAACATAGCAGCGAGCAAAACATTTTATGAAGATTTCACTTTACAGGTAGGTGCAAATAACCTCTTGGACTATACAGATAACAATATCCCGACGTTGCCGGGAATTCAAGGTTACATTAAACTCAATTATCAATTTTAA
- a CDS encoding DUF6876 family protein translates to MKVQVNEIKEGLQHFHGSETIFQIPLLRTRYTNGLKYLAEAAECFWLITDTSVIAKSLMNRSEFITIDFKRLSEERQDFTGYEAEIIYTDGNDNVLEKHGYRATDFPLDELRLFFVNDTLMLPSEY, encoded by the coding sequence ATGAAAGTACAAGTTAACGAAATCAAAGAAGGATTACAACATTTTCACGGTTCGGAAACCATATTTCAAATCCCATTATTACGAACCCGATACACCAACGGACTAAAATATTTGGCGGAAGCTGCCGAATGTTTTTGGCTCATTACGGACACTTCCGTAATTGCAAAAAGTCTGATGAACCGAAGCGAATTTATAACCATCGATTTTAAAAGATTGTCCGAGGAAAGACAAGATTTTACAGGCTACGAAGCAGAAATTATTTATACCGATGGCAATGATAATGTATTAGAAAAACACGGCTATCGGGCAACCGATTTTCCACTCGATGAACTGCGTTTATTTTTTGTAAATGATACGCTGATGTTACCAAGCGAATATTAA
- a CDS encoding ankyrin repeat domain-containing protein: MKILKNVTLFAMLFMSIVAVAQQDNIFLDRSFWKGNPDLKTVKQKIAEGNDAKVLNENAFDATIYALLEKADDDVVKFLLSLEGNPVDKKTHDSRIYLHWAAYAGQTEMVKYLLDNRSSVTELDSHGYTPLAFAANAGQKDKDLYEAFEKHGINLVNEKNESGANLLLLVAPSLSTEKELSFFTSKGFKLEGTDNNGNGIFNYASKKGNIDFLKLLIKKGVDYKSLNQEGGNAFLFATQGGRGYSNPLAVYEYLKSLGLKPNIVTKDGYTPLHRLAYNNTDPAIFEFFLTAGADVNQKDSEGNTPFLNAASRNELAMVHLLSKNLKDVNTANNDGQAALMLAVQHNSSEVVGFLLEKGSVVFAKDSKGNTMAYYLVASFDGRKPDEFDSKLKLLQEKGFKMNTTQAEGNTLFHLAAKDNNIELLKSLADFDIDTNAKNDEGLTVLHIAAMKAENDEMMKYLISKGADTKIKTDFEETVYDLASENELLKKQNTSLNFLK, from the coding sequence ATGAAAATTTTGAAAAATGTAACGCTGTTTGCTATGCTTTTTATGAGCATAGTGGCAGTTGCGCAACAAGACAATATATTTCTTGACCGTTCCTTCTGGAAGGGCAATCCAGACTTGAAAACTGTAAAGCAAAAAATCGCTGAGGGCAATGATGCTAAGGTACTCAATGAAAATGCTTTTGATGCCACCATTTATGCATTGCTGGAAAAGGCAGATGACGATGTGGTAAAATTTCTTTTATCGCTCGAAGGCAATCCTGTTGATAAGAAAACCCACGACAGCCGAATCTATTTACATTGGGCGGCGTATGCCGGTCAAACGGAAATGGTCAAGTATCTACTTGATAACAGGTCATCCGTTACCGAATTGGACAGCCACGGTTATACACCACTTGCTTTTGCTGCCAATGCTGGCCAAAAAGATAAAGACTTGTACGAGGCTTTTGAAAAGCACGGTATAAACCTTGTAAACGAGAAAAATGAAAGTGGTGCAAATCTGTTATTATTGGTTGCGCCTTCATTGTCTACAGAAAAAGAGTTATCTTTTTTTACAAGCAAAGGCTTTAAGCTTGAAGGTACAGATAACAACGGCAATGGTATTTTTAATTATGCCAGCAAAAAAGGGAATATTGATTTCCTGAAACTGCTTATCAAAAAAGGTGTGGATTACAAATCGTTAAACCAAGAAGGTGGAAATGCCTTTTTATTCGCAACACAAGGTGGTCGTGGCTATAGCAATCCATTGGCGGTTTATGAGTACTTGAAAAGTCTCGGTCTTAAACCTAACATCGTGACCAAAGACGGTTATACGCCATTACACCGACTGGCTTATAACAATACTGACCCAGCGATTTTTGAATTTTTTCTTACTGCCGGTGCAGATGTGAACCAAAAAGATTCCGAAGGCAACACACCTTTTCTCAATGCCGCTTCCCGTAATGAATTGGCGATGGTACATCTGCTTTCTAAAAACCTAAAAGACGTCAATACTGCAAATAATGACGGACAGGCGGCTTTAATGCTTGCGGTTCAGCATAACAGTTCTGAAGTGGTTGGATTCTTATTGGAAAAGGGAAGTGTTGTTTTCGCAAAAGATAGTAAAGGCAATACTATGGCTTATTATTTAGTAGCATCTTTTGATGGCAGAAAACCCGATGAATTTGATAGCAAATTAAAACTGCTTCAAGAAAAAGGGTTCAAAATGAACACGACTCAAGCCGAGGGAAATACACTTTTTCATCTTGCTGCTAAAGACAATAATATAGAATTGTTGAAAAGCCTTGCAGATTTTGATATTGACACCAATGCAAAAAATGATGAAGGACTGACCGTATTGCACATTGCTGCAATGAAAGCTGAAAACGATGAGATGATGAAATACCTAATCTCAAAAGGTGCAGATACTAAAATCAAAACTGATTTTGAAGAAACGGTCTATGATTTGGCAAGCGAAAACGAACTCTTAAAAAAACAAAACACCTCATTGAATTTTTTAAAATAA
- a CDS encoding single-stranded DNA-binding protein, whose protein sequence is MSTLKNHVQLIGNVGQEPQVTNLESGKKVARFSLATNENYKNNKGEKVQNTDWHTVVAWGKIAEIVEKYVGKGKEIGITGKLRTRTYTTDDGNQRYVTEVEAREILLLGTKNGK, encoded by the coding sequence ATGAGTACTTTAAAAAATCACGTACAGTTAATCGGAAACGTTGGCCAAGAGCCACAGGTCACGAACCTTGAAAGCGGTAAGAAAGTAGCCCGTTTTTCACTCGCCACGAACGAGAACTACAAAAACAACAAGGGCGAAAAAGTGCAAAATACAGATTGGCACACGGTCGTAGCCTGGGGCAAGATTGCCGAAATCGTTGAAAAATATGTAGGCAAAGGAAAGGAAATAGGAATCACAGGGAAATTGAGAACCCGTACCTATACCACCGATGACGGCAACCAACGCTATGTAACCGAAGTTGAAGCAAGGGAAATTCTTTTGCTCGGAACTAAAAACGGCAAATAG
- the mobB gene encoding MobB family relaxase: MYITITPQKLGGNYSQSSGDFVGYLEKENQGLEQEEMEHFFNQYGEGISAEEVVKDIDGNGAKLKKTEPKFYSITVSPSKYELGRLQNSSEDLKMYTRELMKDYVESFNREINGRPINIDDIKYYAKIEHQRAFKGTDFQIKENQPFATKILQLKTEIRNIQDGRAEGNFNKLNREILKLERAAPHQQDGKRIVQGMPKAGNQSHIHIIVSRKDASNTFSLSPGSKHKASEVEMHGKNVKRGFDRDKFFTNAEKTFDKTFGYKRNFAETYKARKDFIKNPKIYFASLMKLPTNDKVLAFKIMGKSGIPIMPTIPVTQAQLAMKVFNRLRRGVEVAIKSSSIGI, from the coding sequence ATGTATATCACGATAACACCTCAAAAATTAGGGGGTAATTATTCACAGAGCTCGGGCGATTTTGTAGGCTATTTGGAGAAAGAAAACCAAGGTCTGGAGCAGGAAGAAATGGAACATTTTTTCAACCAATATGGCGAAGGGATTTCAGCCGAAGAAGTCGTAAAGGATATCGATGGAAATGGTGCAAAATTGAAAAAGACCGAACCTAAATTTTATTCGATAACGGTCAGTCCATCAAAATATGAATTGGGCAGATTACAGAACAGTAGCGAAGATCTGAAAATGTACACCCGTGAACTGATGAAGGATTATGTAGAGTCCTTCAACCGTGAAATAAATGGGCGACCCATCAATATCGATGACATTAAATACTATGCGAAAATAGAGCATCAAAGAGCCTTCAAAGGAACAGATTTTCAGATTAAGGAAAACCAACCGTTTGCCACAAAGATACTTCAGTTAAAAACTGAAATCCGAAATATACAAGATGGACGAGCGGAAGGCAATTTCAATAAATTGAACAGGGAAATTTTAAAACTTGAAAGGGCAGCTCCGCATCAACAGGACGGAAAGCGCATCGTACAGGGAATGCCAAAAGCGGGAAACCAAAGCCATATCCATATCATCGTTAGCCGAAAAGATGCATCCAATACGTTCAGCCTTTCGCCAGGGAGCAAACACAAAGCTTCGGAAGTTGAGATGCACGGCAAGAACGTGAAACGTGGCTTTGACCGAGACAAGTTTTTTACAAATGCGGAAAAGACCTTTGATAAGACTTTTGGCTATAAGAGAAACTTTGCTGAAACCTATAAAGCACGAAAGGACTTCATCAAAAATCCGAAAATCTATTTTGCTTCCTTGATGAAACTACCAACCAACGACAAAGTATTGGCGTTCAAAATAATGGGTAAGTCTGGTATTCCAATTATGCCAACTATTCCCGTAACACAGGCACAATTGGCGATGAAAGTTTTCAATAGGCTACGTCGAGGTGTCGAGGTGGCCATCAAATCAAGTTCCATCGGAATCTAA
- a CDS encoding HmuY family protein: MKTLQTVTLAVLFIGFTSCSSDNDNTPVSDPVQAEQVSNLFAPQTGGQGQPVGGEFTKFDFETGMQTTSDTDWDIAFRGTTIAVNGGTVTGTDDEPARNGDAGATIVTGTFASVTTAEGLTFAQDADASFAIPTGSDNGWYNYNPQVNIITPIPGKILVFKTTAGNYAKVEILSYYENAPANPDPQTDAGRYYTFNYVYNPNVGETSFE, translated from the coding sequence ATGAAAACATTACAAACAGTAACACTAGCAGTATTATTTATAGGATTTACTTCGTGCAGCAGCGATAATGATAACACGCCAGTCTCAGACCCTGTACAAGCTGAACAGGTCAGCAATCTCTTTGCACCTCAAACCGGTGGTCAAGGACAACCCGTAGGTGGGGAATTCACAAAATTTGATTTTGAAACCGGAATGCAAACTACAAGCGATACCGATTGGGATATAGCCTTTAGAGGCACAACAATTGCCGTAAATGGTGGAACGGTTACAGGAACGGATGATGAGCCTGCCAGAAATGGCGATGCAGGTGCAACCATTGTAACGGGAACGTTTGCAAGCGTAACAACTGCGGAAGGTTTAACCTTTGCCCAAGATGCAGATGCGTCATTTGCCATCCCAACAGGTAGCGATAACGGATGGTATAATTATAATCCGCAGGTAAATATCATTACGCCTATTCCTGGAAAGATTTTGGTCTTTAAAACCACAGCAGGAAACTATGCAAAAGTGGAAATCTTAAGTTATTATGAAAATGCCCCTGCAAATCCAGACCCACAAACCGATGCAGGTCGATATTACACTTTTAATTATGTGTATAATCCGAATGTGGGGGAGACTTCTTTTGAATAG
- a CDS encoding PepSY domain-containing protein, whose product MTISIWRYSHFVLALASSLFLFIASITGVVLAIEPISHQAKGFAMQDLDKVSLATTIDALNSTYEEVFSLEVESSDFVKASVLTTEMETLDIYIDAKTGEQLGEVQERLFFYSFATNLHRSLFLKSIGRFFVGLISLLLFLIAVTGLLLLAKRQGGFKRIFSKVQKDYFELHYHVILSRWFFIPIVIVALTGVYLSAEKFELLPDTKIAHQEIEFLKTTQKYTSINEIPFFKETSLNNVRKVEFPFSEDPEDYYQIELQDREIRVNQQTGQIISSADYPFVQLASRLSWVLHTGEGSVLWSIVLLLASASILFFMYSGFAMTLKRRKKVKAITIMPDKDECEFVILVGSETGTTYDFARRFYNGLTAQGKNVFLTELNKYDIIAPALSAVEGKAEHIFIFTATYGEGEPPTNARKFEAIFPTIRQPNKINYAVVGFGSLEYTDYCKFAIQVDSLLQIHQDFQPLMPLYKINNADFADFERWVEQLSELLRFSLSVEKPKLKKRNYKKITFKVVERTELNVDDTFLIRLKAKKKTSFTSGDLLSVFPDGTDIPRQYSIASMGNEILLSVKKHEFGKGSSYLHSLNKGDTIQAVIDSNPNFHFPKKSASAVLISNGTGIAPFLGIMEQNCDTKINLFWGGRTVASSAIYDDILTGIISKNQNNTIHKSHSREGSKEYVQNLILQQKDIVLQTVQEGGVVMICGSLTMQHDILDVLEGLLAEHSGINFDELQHNGQLKMDCY is encoded by the coding sequence ATGACCATTTCCATTTGGCGATACAGTCATTTTGTACTTGCCCTTGCCTCTTCTTTATTTTTATTCATAGCCTCAATAACAGGTGTGGTTTTAGCGATTGAGCCTATTTCGCATCAAGCGAAAGGTTTTGCTATGCAAGATTTAGATAAAGTATCATTAGCTACGACAATTGATGCTTTAAACTCAACTTATGAGGAGGTTTTCTCGCTGGAAGTAGAATCTTCTGACTTTGTGAAAGCTTCCGTTCTTACTACGGAAATGGAAACGCTCGATATCTATATCGATGCAAAAACAGGCGAACAATTAGGCGAGGTACAAGAGCGCCTTTTTTTTTATAGTTTCGCCACCAATCTGCATCGGTCATTATTTTTAAAGAGCATCGGAAGGTTTTTTGTCGGCCTGATTTCGCTATTGCTTTTTTTAATTGCTGTTACGGGACTATTATTACTTGCCAAAAGGCAAGGCGGTTTTAAACGCATATTTTCAAAAGTTCAAAAAGATTATTTTGAACTGCATTACCACGTCATTTTAAGCCGATGGTTCTTTATTCCCATCGTTATTGTTGCACTTACTGGCGTGTATCTTTCTGCCGAAAAGTTTGAATTGCTTCCAGATACCAAAATTGCACATCAGGAAATTGAGTTTTTAAAAACAACTCAAAAGTACACATCGATTAATGAAATTCCCTTCTTCAAGGAAACGTCGTTAAATAACGTGAGAAAAGTTGAATTTCCGTTTTCTGAAGACCCAGAAGATTATTATCAAATCGAATTACAGGATAGAGAAATTAGAGTCAACCAGCAAACGGGACAAATAATTAGTAGCGCAGATTATCCCTTTGTGCAATTGGCATCCCGTTTAAGTTGGGTGTTGCATACAGGCGAAGGAAGTGTGTTGTGGTCTATCGTCCTGCTGCTGGCAAGTGCGTCCATTTTATTCTTTATGTATTCGGGTTTTGCGATGACGTTGAAGCGCAGAAAAAAAGTGAAAGCTATTACCATAATGCCCGATAAAGACGAATGTGAATTCGTCATTTTGGTAGGTTCAGAAACGGGAACGACCTATGATTTTGCAAGGCGATTCTACAACGGGTTAACTGCCCAAGGAAAAAATGTGTTCTTGACCGAATTGAACAAGTATGACATTATCGCGCCTGCCCTGAGCGCAGTCGAAGGGAAAGCGGAACATATTTTCATCTTTACGGCCACCTATGGTGAGGGCGAACCACCGACGAACGCCAGAAAGTTTGAGGCTATCTTCCCTACTATCCGGCAACCGAATAAAATCAACTATGCCGTAGTAGGCTTTGGTTCCCTGGAATATACTGACTATTGCAAGTTTGCGATACAAGTAGATTCACTTTTACAAATACATCAAGACTTTCAACCCTTGATGCCGCTTTATAAAATCAACAATGCAGACTTTGCTGATTTTGAAAGATGGGTCGAACAATTGAGCGAACTATTACGTTTTTCACTTTCTGTTGAAAAACCGAAGCTCAAGAAACGGAACTATAAAAAAATTACATTTAAGGTAGTTGAGCGCACAGAATTAAATGTAGATGATACCTTCCTAATCAGACTGAAAGCGAAGAAAAAAACAAGTTTTACCTCAGGCGATTTATTGTCCGTTTTTCCAGACGGAACTGATATCCCTCGACAATATTCTATTGCCAGTATGGGCAATGAAATTCTTTTGAGTGTAAAGAAACACGAATTTGGTAAAGGCTCTTCGTATTTGCATAGCTTGAATAAGGGCGATACTATTCAGGCGGTTATAGACAGCAACCCTAATTTCCACTTTCCTAAAAAATCAGCTTCCGCAGTATTGATATCAAATGGAACTGGAATAGCCCCATTCTTGGGGATTATGGAACAGAATTGCGACACAAAAATCAACTTGTTTTGGGGCGGCAGGACAGTAGCTTCTTCAGCTATTTATGATGATATTCTTACAGGGATTATTTCGAAAAACCAAAATAACACAATCCATAAATCCCATTCAAGAGAAGGTAGTAAAGAGTATGTACAAAATCTGATATTACAACAAAAGGATATTGTTCTTCAAACAGTTCAAGAAGGTGGTGTGGTTATGATTTGTGGTTCACTTACTATGCAACACGACATTTTAGATGTGCTGGAAGGCTTACTCGCTGAACATTCTGGAATTAACTTCGACGAGCTTCAGCATAATGGACAGCTGAAGATGGATTGTTACTAA
- a CDS encoding DUF2271 domain-containing protein, which translates to MKTTFKIIPAMVLAGLLLMAFTTTENKAVKCLIQMTNYTGEGAYVIVSLMNPSGEYEETLYVQGKDSEWYSEITEWWKFYGKYRPNIDAISGATISGGERTVSVLQIPSDKIDKGYSLRFETSVEDQKYYKDDIQFELTTENLKAKKEGKGFIRYVRMLPQ; encoded by the coding sequence ATGAAAACAACATTTAAAATTATTCCTGCGATGGTACTCGCAGGATTGTTACTAATGGCATTTACAACTACTGAAAACAAAGCGGTAAAATGCCTCATACAAATGACCAATTACACAGGCGAAGGTGCTTACGTAATTGTTTCATTAATGAATCCATCTGGCGAATACGAAGAAACACTTTATGTTCAGGGAAAGGATAGTGAATGGTATAGTGAAATCACTGAATGGTGGAAATTCTACGGGAAATACCGTCCCAATATCGATGCTATTTCGGGTGCGACCATAAGCGGTGGCGAACGTACCGTTTCTGTATTGCAGATTCCATCCGACAAAATAGATAAAGGATATAGCCTACGTTTTGAAACTTCGGTAGAAGACCAGAAATATTATAAGGACGATATTCAGTTTGAGTTGACCACCGAAAATCTCAAAGCCAAGAAGGAAGGAAAAGGATTTATTCGCTATGTAAGAATGCTACCGCAGTAA
- a CDS encoding DUF6607 family protein, translated as MKTSLYTLLALLFSISAISQTSKKQEDQEAIKKMCGCYEVTFNFAETFNYSNDSLYKPSKTKVDKGLEWAQLVTDEDDKISIQHLLQVGNPADPQIVKHWRQDWLFENTDLYTYNADNEWTFEKLPTSEVKGQWTQKVYQVDDSPRYEGSASWVNVDGKSYWENTTPAPLARREYTTRSDYNLLMRGNRQEITDYGWLHDQDNTKIIRETGKEDVILAKEKGYNTYVKVDDSKCAAAAQWWKDNDNKWALVRAKWDEVFGRDKDLVLEEKVDNKPLYKFLFEEEGYEKEAQIDEVIESFVKK; from the coding sequence ATGAAAACATCTTTGTACACCTTATTGGCACTATTATTTTCAATAAGTGCCATTTCTCAAACCTCAAAAAAACAAGAAGACCAAGAAGCCATCAAGAAAATGTGTGGCTGTTATGAAGTCACTTTTAATTTTGCAGAAACTTTTAATTACAGCAACGATTCTCTTTACAAGCCTTCAAAAACAAAGGTGGATAAAGGGTTGGAATGGGCGCAATTAGTAACAGATGAGGATGATAAGATTTCTATTCAGCATCTCTTACAGGTAGGAAATCCAGCAGACCCTCAAATCGTAAAGCATTGGCGACAAGACTGGCTATTTGAAAATACCGACTTATACACCTATAATGCGGACAATGAGTGGACTTTCGAAAAATTACCTACATCCGAAGTTAAAGGACAATGGACACAGAAAGTATATCAGGTAGATGACAGTCCACGTTACGAAGGTTCTGCCTCTTGGGTGAACGTTGATGGAAAAAGCTATTGGGAAAATACGACACCTGCGCCTCTGGCAAGAAGGGAATATACAACCAGAAGCGACTACAACCTATTGATGCGCGGCAACCGTCAAGAAATCACAGATTATGGTTGGTTACACGACCAAGATAATACCAAAATTATCCGTGAGACAGGTAAGGAAGATGTGATACTTGCAAAGGAAAAAGGATATAACACCTATGTAAAAGTGGATGACAGCAAATGTGCAGCTGCTGCCCAATGGTGGAAAGATAATGATAACAAATGGGCTTTGGTGCGTGCTAAATGGGATGAAGTCTTTGGCCGCGATAAAGACCTTGTTCTTGAAGAAAAAGTGGACAATAAGCCGCTTTATAAGTTCTTATTTGAAGAAGAAGGCTATGAAAAAGAGGCTCAAATTGATGAAGTCATCGAGTCTTTTGTAAAAAAATAG